The stretch of DNA gagggaaagtctatccgcttactctcgttggggaacataatcgggaattaatctccgtgtctcgagagggaaagtctatccgcttactctcgttggggaaatgtGTCGAAatacctgtgaaggaataaatgctcgttgtgacaagcaaggtcctagaagcgataaataacgtgtaATAGCCTGCTTTTTGGCTTAGAAAttcgggccggaacgaaagataatcatcaaacggaccaaaaggataagatagcaacgaggaagaggcgcaccaaagatgggcccacaaataacgaactcataacgaatttttgaaaactcgtatggagggaacgctaggaagaggcgcagcacctgctgcgtcttccCCAAAGCGTATTTTCTActtaaaaacgcgataaacagagggtttaggatcatttgttcgaaacacaatttcttcaaattctctctcaaatattaatcatttccgccaaggtttgatccaaaagcttgcattcatcatgaccaatcgaggtatgtgtaccattcttgcattaatcttctatattcgctcaatttggatcgaaaaaattagggatttcaacccaattatttcgaaaatttggggcttgtCTCCCAAATagatttgccttgtgaaattggtattagaaatggataattggcagtataaggaacataaccatgtatttgtttcgaattttcgttgagttttgagcatctgagtgaatttgagacggtttcacagctaaaccgtaaattgcttcgaaaatagccttaggattgtccatttgcgatgaaacttgatatttgggatccttggatgatgggtaaacttcctatcatctcggaattttggtttgtgacagctttttcaggacactttttagggcataatcgacgttataacgaaatgctgccgaactttcgactcgaacccggaattaggcttcaaattaggtttgacttgaccctaattaccataTGAGTGATCAGGTTTGTGAggatatggccaaagatggcgagaaaagagcgatttcagggtttccgaaggctcgaaaatcccttaactaaggctcgccgtcacgtgacgcggcctaaattaccTTAAtgctgcaggtgatgaggcttctacttctgggagagctcccatggagatagacgctgctactatcgaggaggctttagagcaggctttcaccactacggtgatggctgctggggacgaggtccacgaggaggaggctgttgaggaggaggaggcccctagacgggccaacgtcggacgaggaggtcgtcagctgaggggagctctcgcgtgggctgagacctgggagagcaggcacttgctgtgggctgcagagggtcacctgtcctacaggacggtgaagagtttggtaattttgaattcattactcaccACTCATCTCCTTTCATTCATTTcaattgctcacatcttatccaattttcattcaaaactaaaattagctttttgtttcaaatcacaataggaggccgggaacatcaggtcgttctcgggttacacgacagcgatggagtgctacgagcggctgtcggcggaggagcgcgccatgatcgagcgcggagcgttcggggccttggtgcaggcctggagggatatcgcgaggaggaagttgcgggctaaccttagcctggtccgcgctttcttggaccgattctgggatacgacttccacttttcacatgccttttggtgaggtgggattCACTCtgaaggactacggcatgatttctggtttgccgtgtgggtctgaggctgtggagtggccggagactgccatgagggtggactcggccgaggctaggaggttgatcggctggaacttatcgccgaaggctgtcacagtgcctGGTTTAGTACCCAGCTCCTACGTTTGAGACTATTTCGCGGGGAAGATCCCGGTgttggtgacgattgatgggagggagacggctcctcctccctgtacagttgagcagagggcccgcttgtggctttggtggtttttgtcttcgatttacctcggagacaagggagagaggttgtcgacgaagcttcttcccttcctttctgacctgagctccctagggcgttgggactgggtcactgctggtttcgcggtcctcatccgcttcatgagagccatggttcgtccggagttgatggagaaggggacttctcctggtgctatcggtcctggacttctgttggaggtatgaaccttcattgagaCTTAAAATCAATTCTCttctttatcaaattacgaaagatcgttattgactatcttgctttacaggcgtgggtgtactcctattttccgggcctcgcgcccaagaggacggagccgctggagagggcctatcccgtggtgagggattgggtcatgtgcaggacgaagagcaagctttcttctcacggtgtctaccggcgggacgtgaacgctcttcggTAGACAAATaaacatctcacttatattcatttgcttctatattgctttttacctcgatcataagaatgattccttttttgtcttgtcccagtgggtgcccaggccttgggcggagtacgctggagcgcctccttttgtggctgaggttcttCAGCCTAGGAGTTCGAGCCGGctgttgttgaggacgtcgatgggtcctgtgtggtacttgggcgagcgcttggctcgtcagtgctttcgggatgtgttgacggtccccatcgatcctcctaggacgatgttcagggagccttatgaggctgagagggaggccgacttggctggcgttggtggtgacgccctccttcttcctggcgaggactactcggcgttcttctacaggaggttggcgtactggccggttgtggtgagcatttttattcttcttgatttttgatttttaaactacgatgaaggatcatcgattaatgagaaacatttgactttgtaggaggttgaggcggcgggcatcaagcccccagagtaccccgagaccctcgagtacactgacgcgactgggaggacgacgatctctgagctgcgtgactttgacgtggctgtgacggatgctggcctggaagattggcagcatctgattcggagggtgagcctctaatttgcctaattcttgtgtaagaacacatttggttgaacttattcaattattgagaattcCTTttaaaaatgcaggttgcgccgtctcggtttgtggcgttgtggaggttggccaaccggctgcgagctactgccgtcgaggcacttgtcggcggtcgtcaggtatgaaccttgtgcctattttgttttttgaattttgattttccaacttttcttgtaattgctggaaatgattgacatgagccaatttcgtTGTTTtgcagggggaccgcgagctggagcgagagttggctcagtctcgggaggagacagctcgcttgttgagggagctcgtggttcgtgacgccgagattgctgctctcgcggcgagagttgcggagctcgagggcgaccagcagtagttttgtctagttgtattttgcacatttgtacattttggtccttcattttgaacattttggactttgtttggggcgaaagcccccagtttgttgtacatttcctttttGGTTggatataagatggcctgagtgcctttgctgctgggttgtgttgcttgtatctgcaggttagctttgaacaggtttggtagatgacggtttacgccgtcatgctgccaaaatttacatagaaatcacgcaaaatatacatttgtatatacacatggcctaaattagcgcaaaatgaaagACTCAAAGGAgtgtgaaaatgcaaaaatttgcaagaaaatttgccggaaatgaccggacggtagagagggttacccctaaaaaaataaaaaaatagaaacctataagtttagaaa from Silene latifolia isolate original U9 population chromosome 10, ASM4854445v1, whole genome shotgun sequence encodes:
- the LOC141608966 gene encoding uncharacterized protein LOC141608966 — protein: MGPVWYLGERLARQCFRDVLTVPIDPPRTMFREPYEAEREADLAGVGGDALLLPGEDYSAFFYRRLAYWPVVEVEAAGIKPPEYPETLEYTDATGRTTISELRDFDVAVTDAGLEDWQHLIRRVAPSRFVALWRLANRLRATAVEALVGGRQGDRELERELAQSREETARLLRELVVRDAEIAALAARVAELEGDQQ